The Triticum aestivum cultivar Chinese Spring chromosome 4B, IWGSC CS RefSeq v2.1, whole genome shotgun sequence sequence GAAGATTTCAGGAACTTTTGGTCCGAGTGCCCGTGGGATGACGATTTGAAGTATGCACAGGCCGTGTGTGACAAGGTATATTTCAGAAAATTCATCCGGTGCATGCTGTTTCATTGAAATAGCCAGTGTGCAGCATATGTAAGCTAGCTCTGGCTGCATGAACTGACTGATCTAATGTGTTTGATTTTTGTAGATTGACGTGCCATTGGAGGTGGTACATCTATCTGATGAGTACTGGAACCATGTGGTGAGCTTCATTTCAAACTTTTTGCACCTGATCCTATGTTTTTCTGCATTCTGAGAAACTATAATGGATTTTATATCTAGGTGTCTCATATGATTAATGAGTACCGCAACGGACGCACACCGAACCCTGATGTTCTTTGCAACACAAGAATAAAGTTTGGTATGGATGTGCACACTTCTATTACTGAAATTTGATTGTGCATCGAGGTATAGTCTTTGAACTGTGTTCATGTGCTTATTCTTTTTCACTCATTTTCTGCAGGAGCTTTCTTAGAagcaattgaaaatttgggatttgaTTACATAGCTTCAGGACATTATGCACATGTAGTCCATCCACCTGTTGAGAACGCTGAAGAGCCATCGGTGCTCCAACTTTCGAAAGACGAGGTGCTTTAAAATAGCTTGCTTAGCCTCAGTGTTACTGAATTTGATGTCAATTGAGTTCTATTATTCACCCTAGAAGGAAAGTTGTGATACAGTGAAACAAATAGATGGTTCTTCTGTTTAAATAAATATTGGTTAGTCGAAACCACCTTTCAGACTCTGATTGTTGTTTCAGATCAAGGATCAAACTTATttcctctcacatctctctcaAGCCCAGCTTAGAAGGCTTCTTTTTCCACTGGGGTGTATAACAAAGGTGATATATTTTATCAGATAAGGATAGTTAAGTTTTTTCAGGATCTGGTGGTGTATTTATTTGTAAATGGAGCTCATCTTTTGCAGGATGAAGTTCGCAGTCTGGCTGTTCAGATGGACCTTCCTAACCAAGCTAGAAAGGATTCTCAGGGGATATGTTTTCTCGGAAAGGTTATTGCATTAATATAGTTGTTAATATTTCACATGTTTTGTGCAAAATATGGTTCTGTTCTTTATCCTTGTGTTGTCTCACTTTAAGCTAAAAAAGTCACTCTTTCTAGGTCAAATTTAGTGAGTTTGTTCAAAGACATATAGGAGAAATGGAGGGTATACTTCTTGAGGCTGAAACTGGAGATTACCTAGGGATGCACCGTGGGTTTTGGTTCTATACGATTGGTCAGCGACAAGGTTTGCGACTTTCTGGAGGACCTTGGTACGCACTGTAGATGATACTAGCCTCTTTTATGGTACAAATCAGCTAAATTAAATGTATATTAGCCTGAAGTATTCTGCAATTCAAGGAAGATCTGTCCTCGTGTAGCACACATCTATTTATCCATAAATTCATCAAATGAGTGGTCATTTTATCTTACGCAGGTATGTTGTGGAGAAAGACGTGCAAAATAATGTGGTTTTTGTATCAAGGAATTACTATTCACTGGATAAGAGGAGACGAACTTTTCGTGTTGGATCGTTAAACTGGTTTAGCGATTCTGGGCCAGCAGACAATGAACGCCTTAAATGCAAGGTAACAGAGTTACACAATCAGCCCTTGTGGTAGCGTAGCATATTTGAATTTTGACGTTTCTACCATCTGCAAGGGTTAAAGAGTGTTCTTGGCTTCTTGCAATAGATGTACAGTATATGTCTGTAGTTAAGCAATTCTGAAACCGATCAGTTCTACCTTGACCTGTTCACTAATTTAAATCTGGCCTTATAGGAAACTATGGCAGCAGCTTCAAATCCAATCAATGCCATGTATCTCCCCTGCTCGATCTATCTTCTTTTTTATACACTGTCTCTCTCTAGCGTTTAGATCAAGCATGGCTCTGCTTTTGTTATGTACTGCACTTTATCATGTCAGTTAGGTGACATCCATGCTACTCTCAATACCAGGTACGGCACAGTCCTGATTTCCATGATTGCACCGTGACAAAAGAGCAAACCGAAGAGAACGGAGATGTTTTGGCGGTTCGTCTGTCCGAAGACGACCAGGGTTTAGCAGCTGGCCAGTTTGCAGCGTTCTACCGTGACAGTGCGTGCCTGGGGTCAGGCATAATCCTGGATTCCTGGGACGAAATGAGCTTCCCTGTGTGCGCAAAGGCGCTGGAAACCGCTAGGATGGAGGACAAGTCCAAGCTGGGGAAGCCCGTAAGGATCATGAACCTGGAGCATCTTGTGAAGCCAGAACCGGAGCCGGCCAAGGTCGCTTGACAGGCATGACCAGGTTTTTGTACCATTGTCTTGTCGTACATCACCAGTATCATGGGAAGATATATTCATCTGACAGTGTGAAAGTTGACACGCCCTGCAAATGCAAGGATCGGTGAAGTTCCAGAAACCATCGTCATGCTGCTCCGATCAGGAGCTCCATCCAGGTGGTTCTTTAAGAGGTGGCATCCATTGGCGACTTTGCGTTTGGGAGAAGAAATGCTTTGCCACCGGATAAAAGTGGTGATGGAGCATCAATCAACGCATGATTGCCCATGCAAGAACTGACCTGGCCTGACATAGTTGCCGGGTCTAAGCAGGAAAGGCAAGCGGGCGAATGGATAGGCCTGTTGTTCCCTCTTGAGCCAAAATGTCTAGAGTAGAGTGTTAGTAGTCAGCGGTACCACTTCTAACTGATGCCCTGTGAAGTTATGATACGGCAACGCTAATTTTTATTAATCAATCAACAGGTTCTAGACTAAACCAGGATGGTTAATCACAAAATCATTCTCCTTTTTGCATGGCAGCATCCTGGAATCTAAACTGGCTGCGTGCTTGATTGTACTAGAATGAAGGCATGTGTGGGCAGCTGTGAGAGAGATTAACAAATTGTAAGCATGTAGCACATGGAGAGAGACGTGGTACCGTTCGTCATGTCGCCGCCTGGATTCTTTCTGGGGTAAGAGATACCAGACCAGGAGTAGTAGCACGTACTGATTATTTTTTTTGTATAAAAGGCCAGTAAAGCCACCTGGGCCTGGCGATTTTTCTGAGGGCATATCCTTGATAATGTTCCTGGTCTCAACCTTGGAGAAGCAGACAGGTTTATTCGTGAGTGCAGATTTATTTAAAAATGGTGGCCTTTTTGTCCACCTAGTGCATTACCTCTATATAAACAGTGATACCATTTAGTCATACCTCATCTCACCTCCGATCAAGAGCTGGCTACGTACAAATCGGCCATATCTAGCCACCTATACCTACAGCCCGACCTCCTGCCGATCTCAGGCTAGCTAGCAGCAGCTGCCATGGCATCTGCATCCGCTCTCAAGACGACGGCCGCCGTGTTCTTGCTGGTCCTGGCCCTAGGGCACCTGATGGCTGCCGCCGATGCGTCTCCGCACCACCAGGATGCTCGACGGCTGCTCGCAGAGCACAACAGTCTCTCCGCGAAACCGGGCCTCCCGGTAGACGCAAGGGTCGTCGTCGGACCACAAGAGCAGCCCGGAACCACCGCCGTTCTGACGGATGCCGATGGCGAACCCTTGTGCCCCTGCTGGCCCTCATGCTGCTAGATAGCCAGCGGGCAAAGGATGTTGATGCTCAGTTGAAACCATCATGTGCCCTGCGCTAGAATAATCACGCCATGGCTGAGTCCCAGGCATGAGCGAGTTGAGTCTGTGTGTCAGAGTCAGTTCGTGTCGCATCGTTTTAAGTCGGGTCGAGTTGTTGTTGGTCGAGTCTACGTTTGTTGCAGGATGTGTGCAGGACCGTTGCGATTGGGTCACCGGTCCACGCGGAGACACCGGCGTCCTTGCTTCTCTTTATTTTCCTGCAGTATTGGTATTGGTGGTCTGTTATCTACGTCCAACTCTAAATACAAATTATATTGAAGTTGTGGCTGTAATATTTGTTTCAAGCAATACCAAGCTATCACTTCGGAATTATAAATATTTATGTTTGCACTCCATTCAGCTTTGAAGGATCCCACAGCTTCAAAGTATAGCTATCACTTCGGAATGATAAGTATGTATCATAAGTTAATAATCGAACAATCAGTGAGCTAAGAAGAGGTCATTACCAACTACAGCGTCTCCAATGATGCTATCTtaagagtgccacgtaggataaatgatatGATGGAGGAGAGATAACtcgtaagaaaaggcttgtcttatcttatttaagagaagacaagagatgatctcttagcacaatatgtctcatcacgtttttaggaatagctagttattgaagataaggctaagacaTGACCTATTGTAGACGtcttttttttgtcatctctaaattacatgcaagacttaagataagactatcttatcaaccattgtacatgagCGCATCCACTGCTCAAAATTAGGACTAATGTTGTTTCACAGTAAAATGTTTCCATGTGGATCGAATCTCTTGACGAATTTGTCCTACCTCTTGATCAATTGTTATCATTTCCGGACATTAAAACCAATGGTCGGatgtctttttttttttgagaaattttaGGATTTTATCCAGTTAATATGTGGAGGCCTCTAAATTAGGAGTCTCAAATTAGTAAATACAAGATTATCTAAATGTAACTCAACCGCCGCATGGGCGACTCAGGCGTCAATTGGATCGCCACCACCTCCAGTCTTCATCCCCAACCCTTCCATCAGCTGCCGCTAGAGCTTGATGCTTGAAAAAACCCTAGCAACAACCATGATTGGCTTCAATTCTCAATGTTTAGATAATGGAAACAAAAAGTATTCGGCCTTGACCCTGGCAGGCTACAACCTGCTTATTATGGATCACGACATGCCTCTACCTTCATCATGCCTCAATAGTTGCACCCAGAAGCATAACCAGGGAGTGCCCCTTAGAGTACCTGCATGCATGTTTTCATAGGAGTTTTGTCAAAAAACAATGTCACTACAACTTAGACAGATGGCCCAAAACATAGCTGATGCACCTACTAAGATGTGATTTTTTTAGTCTCATGTGTCAAAGCCATTAAGCCAAGATCCAAACATACGAGTGACATTTCTAGGAGGTTCTATGACAAACTTGAAGTAAATAAGTCTCCAAATGAATCTAGCATAgcaacagtcaaagaaaaagtgaTGAATAGTTTCTAAGTTACTACATAAACTACATTTTAAATTCCATTCCAAGTTTCGTTTAGCTAGATTATCTTTAGTCAACACAACTCCCTTGATTTACCACATAAAGACCTAATTTTTAACAACAATTTTAGTTTTCATAGTGTCTTGTTGTTCACCACATGTCCAACATCAATCACAGCTTCGTACATGGAGTTTTTTTTTTGGTgagaaaacttccgatctattcaacttcaatcatggcaatacaatgaacatcagaaataataaaaattacatacaGATCCATAAaccacctagtgacgactacaagAACTGAAGCAAGCTGAAGGCGcgtcgctgtcatcgcccctccctcgctggagccgggcaaaacttgttgtagtagacagtcgggaagtcgtcgtgctaaggtcccataggACCATTGCAACAGAGCAGCAATCGCCGCTGATGAAGTGTagtgtagatcggaaggatccaacgtGAAGACACACGACTGTAGATGAACtacgaccagatccgagcaaatccaccaaggacagatctacatgagacacacctccacacgcccacctaCGATGCTTGACACACCATCGGAATGGGGgtctaggcggggagaaccttattccatcttcagggaccCGCCGTCGTCTTGTATTCCTGCGCAGGacgcaaaccctaacaaaactcgaaggtacatctaaaaatggagccctcccaCCGTCAAGGGCTAGGACCCACCACgccgccatggccctaaggccactggAGACGAGGCggatcgacggcggcgccggcgggaggcagagAAACCCTAAGGCCTCCTTTGATTTGAAGGATTTTTTATAGTAAAAATGCTGGAATGCTCATTCCATAGGATTTGCTACTGCAGCACCATTTGATT is a genomic window containing:
- the LOC123093333 gene encoding tRNA-specific 2-thiouridylase MnmA codes for the protein MLRVVSALRPLLRSPLLPGPKPLPRPRRLPRSFRALSSSAPLAASPPSAPAPAPGVVQISEEHLVRCAAAGRAPLRVAVLLSGGVDSSVALRLLHAAGHSCTAFYLKIWFQEDFRNFWSECPWDDDLKYAQAVCDKIDVPLEVVHLSDEYWNHVVSHMINEYRNGRTPNPDVLCNTRIKFGAFLEAIENLGFDYIASGHYAHVVHPPVENAEEPSVLQLSKDEIKDQTYFLSHLSQAQLRRLLFPLGCITKDEVRSLAVQMDLPNQARKDSQGICFLGKVKFSEFVQRHIGEMEGILLEAETGDYLGMHRGFWFYTIGQRQGLRLSGGPWYVVEKDVQNNVVFVSRNYYSLDKRRRTFRVGSLNWFSDSGPADNERLKCKVRHSPDFHDCTVTKEQTEENGDVLAVRLSEDDQGLAAGQFAAFYRDSACLGSGIILDSWDEMSFPVCAKALETARMEDKSKLGKPVRIMNLEHLVKPEPEPAKVA